The following coding sequences are from one Desulfosporosinus orientis DSM 765 window:
- the nifH gene encoding nitrogenase iron protein: MRQIAIYGKGGIGKSTTTQNTVVALAEMGRKVTIVGCDPKADSTRLIMHTKAQATVMDLARERGTVEDLELDEVLMEGFLGVKCAESGGPEPGVGCAGRGVITAINFLEENGAYNEETDYVFYDVLGDVVCGGFAMPIRENKAKEIYIVTSGEMMAMYAANNISKGILKYATTGTVRLGGLICNSRVVDKELELIEALAKRINTQMIHFMPRDNEVQRAELRKQTVIEYNPTHKQADEYRALAKKIENNTMHTIPTPLAMEELEELLMEYGIMEM; this comes from the coding sequence ATGAGACAAATAGCTATTTATGGAAAGGGTGGTATTGGAAAATCAACAACTACCCAAAACACCGTCGTTGCTCTGGCCGAAATGGGAAGGAAAGTTACGATTGTGGGTTGTGACCCTAAAGCTGACTCCACACGTTTGATTATGCACACTAAAGCCCAAGCAACGGTTATGGACTTGGCCCGGGAAAGAGGTACTGTCGAAGATCTAGAGCTGGATGAGGTTTTGATGGAAGGTTTTTTAGGCGTTAAGTGTGCCGAATCAGGGGGGCCGGAACCGGGGGTTGGCTGTGCCGGCCGTGGGGTCATTACAGCCATTAACTTCCTGGAAGAAAACGGTGCTTATAATGAAGAAACGGATTATGTTTTCTACGACGTTTTAGGAGACGTTGTTTGCGGTGGATTTGCCATGCCGATCCGCGAGAACAAAGCCAAAGAAATCTATATTGTAACTTCCGGTGAAATGATGGCCATGTACGCAGCCAATAATATTTCTAAAGGGATCTTAAAGTATGCTACGACGGGGACGGTTCGTCTGGGCGGCTTGATCTGCAACAGCCGTGTAGTCGACAAAGAACTTGAATTAATTGAAGCCCTGGCCAAACGAATCAATACGCAAATGATACACTTCATGCCCCGGGATAATGAGGTACAACGTGCTGAGCTGCGTAAACAGACCGTCATTGAATACAATCCCACTCATAAACAAGCAGATGAGTATCGTGCCTTGGCCAAGAAGATTGAGAACAATACGATGCATACCATCCCAACTCCCCTGGCAATGGAGGAGTTAGAAGAGTTACTGATGGAATACGGAATTATGGAAATGTAA